The proteins below are encoded in one region of Xenopus laevis strain J_2021 chromosome 8L, Xenopus_laevis_v10.1, whole genome shotgun sequence:
- the LOC121397100 gene encoding probable low affinity copper uptake protein 2 isoform X2: MQMHFVFSENVTLLFEFWTVQTLAGLILSCLVALVLTVVYEFSKVWKSNLLSRALHTFPIRSAHEPTPSSTPDPESSSNIVSDPLLPPASLPHQHAVRPTSVTVERIQPSSRWWFLHSFVALLHMAQVVLGYMLMLCVMSYNAAIFIAVLLGSGLGYFLAFPLLSKYPKPHVM, from the exons ATGCAG ATGCACTTTGTCTTTTCCGAGAATGTGACTCTGCTCTTTGAATTTTGGACTGTTCAGACACTGGCAG GTCTGATACTATCCTGCCTGGTTGCCCTGGTCCTCACCGTCGTATATGAATTCTCCAAGGTCTGGAAGTCCAATCTTCTCAGCCGGGCACTGCACACCTTTCCTATAAGATCTGCCCATGAACCTACTCCATCCTCAACCCCTGACCCTGAGTCCAGCTCAAACATAGTCTCTGATCCCTTGTTGCCTCCAGCCTCCCTACCCCACCAACATGCAGTGAGACCGACGTCTGTGACTGTGGAGCGCATCCAGCCTAGTTCCAG ATGGTGGTTCCTGCATTCTTTTGTCGCCCTGCTGCACATGGCCCAGGTTGTACTGGGATACATGCTCATGCTCTGTGTCATGTCCTACAATGCCGCCATCTTCATTGCAGTGCTCCTTGGATCTGGTCTTGGGTATTTTCTTGCTTTTCCACTACTTTCAAAATACCCCAAACCCCACGTTATGTAA
- the LOC121397100 gene encoding probable low affinity copper uptake protein 2 isoform X1, translated as MEIVLSMHFVFSENVTLLFEFWTVQTLAGLILSCLVALVLTVVYEFSKVWKSNLLSRALHTFPIRSAHEPTPSSTPDPESSSNIVSDPLLPPASLPHQHAVRPTSVTVERIQPSSRWWFLHSFVALLHMAQVVLGYMLMLCVMSYNAAIFIAVLLGSGLGYFLAFPLLSKYPKPHVM; from the exons ATGGAGATTGTGCTGTCG ATGCACTTTGTCTTTTCCGAGAATGTGACTCTGCTCTTTGAATTTTGGACTGTTCAGACACTGGCAG GTCTGATACTATCCTGCCTGGTTGCCCTGGTCCTCACCGTCGTATATGAATTCTCCAAGGTCTGGAAGTCCAATCTTCTCAGCCGGGCACTGCACACCTTTCCTATAAGATCTGCCCATGAACCTACTCCATCCTCAACCCCTGACCCTGAGTCCAGCTCAAACATAGTCTCTGATCCCTTGTTGCCTCCAGCCTCCCTACCCCACCAACATGCAGTGAGACCGACGTCTGTGACTGTGGAGCGCATCCAGCCTAGTTCCAG ATGGTGGTTCCTGCATTCTTTTGTCGCCCTGCTGCACATGGCCCAGGTTGTACTGGGATACATGCTCATGCTCTGTGTCATGTCCTACAATGCCGCCATCTTCATTGCAGTGCTCCTTGGATCTGGTCTTGGGTATTTTCTTGCTTTTCCACTACTTTCAAAATACCCCAAACCCCACGTTATGTAA